GCATTCTGGAGATGGTCCGCGCCGGACAGGTGGCGATGCTGCGCGGCGGCGCAACCGGCGTGCGGCACACGCCCGGCGTGGAAACCAGAGCCGCCTAGCGGCCGTGGGAACGCAATTCCATCCCTCCTTCGCTCCGGCGGGGGGGGCATCCATCGAAAAGGAGAGGTCACCATGGCCAAGATCAAGTTCGGCGACGTCGTCGAGACGGTCGTCATGCGCGAGGAATTCCCGCTTGAAAAAGCGCGCAAGGTGCTCCAAAACGAGACGGTCGCCGTCCTCGGATACGGCGTCCAGGGCCCAGCCCAAGCGATGAATATGAAGGACAACGGCATCCGCGTCATCATCGGACAGGCCAAGGAAGACAAGTTCTACTGGGATAAGGCCGTCAAGGACGGCTGGGTTCCCGGAAAGGACCTCTTCCCGATCGAGGAAGCCGTCCGGCGCGGAACGATCATCCAGTACCTGGTCTCGGACGCGGCCCAAAAAATCCTCTGGCCGAAGGTTAAAGCGAAGCTGAAACCGGGCGACGCGCTGTATTTCTCGCACGGCTTCTCGATCGTCTACAAGGACCAGACCGGCGTGGTGCCGCCGGCGGAGGTGGACGTGATCATGGTCGCGCCGAAGGGATCCGGCGCCAGCGTCCGCACCAACTTCCTGGCCGGCTCGGGGATCAACAGCTCGTATGCCGTCTTCCAAGACGCCACCGGGCGCGCGCAGGAACGCACCCTCGCGCTCGGCATCGCGATCGGATCCGGCTACCTGTTCCCGACCACGTTCGAAAACGAAGTCCACTCCGACCTGACCGGAGAACGCGGGGTGCTGATGGGGGCGCTGGCGGGGATCATGGAGGCGCAATACAACCTGCTGCGCAAGCACGGCCATTCGCCCTCGGAAGCCTTCAACGAGACGGTCGAGGAGCTCACCCAAAGCCTGATCCGATTGGTTGATAAAAACGGCATGGATTGGATGTACGCCAACTGCTCGACCACCGCCCAGCGCGGCGCGCTGGATTGGCGCCACCAATTCCGCAAGGCGGTCGAACCGGTCTTCGACTGGCTGTACGAAAGCGTCGTTTCGGGCGAGCAGACCCGGATCGTGATCGAGGCCAACAGCGCCGCAGATTACCGCCAGAAGCTGGAGAAGGAGCTCAAGACGATGCGTGATTCCGAGATGTGGCGCGCGGGCGCGGCGGTGCGCTCGTTGCGGCCGGAGAATTGGAAGAAGTGACCCCCACCCAGCCCTCCCCCATTTGCTGCGCAAATGGGGGAGGGCAAGGGAGGAGGAGGGGGGCGGTGCGATTTTCCGAAACAAGGAGGACGCCATGGACAACTACGTGCGGATTTTCGACACAACCTTGCGCGACGGCGAGCAGTCGCCCGGAGCGAGCCTGACCTCCGGCGAGAAGGTGGAGATTGCCCGGGCGCTTGCCAGGTTGGGGATCGACATCATCGAAGCCGGATTTCCGGCGGCGTCTCCGGACGATCTGGAAGCCGTCCGGCGGATAGCGATCGAGATCGGGAACAGCCCCGCCTCGCGGACCGAGGATGGCGGCTCGGAAACGGCATCCACCCACCGTCCGCCGCCGATCATCTGCGGCCTGGCCCGTGCGACCAAATCCGACATCGACGCCGCCTGGGAAGCGGTCCGGCACGCCGCCCGGCCGCGGATCCATACCTTCCTGGCCACCTCGCCGATTCATATGGAATACAAGCTGAAGATGGCCCCCGAGCAAGTCGTCGAGCGGATCCGCGAGATGGTCACCTACGCCCGCTCGCTGTGCCGGGACGTGGAGTTCTCGCCCGAGGACGCCGGTCGCAGCGATCCGGAGTTCCTCTACAAGGTTCTCGCGCTGGCCATCGAATGCGGTGCAACCACGTTGAACATCCCCGACACGGTCGGCTACACCACGCCCGAGGAATTCGGAGCGCTGATCGCGGGGATCATCAAAAACACCAAAGGCATCGAGAAGGCGGTCGTCTCGCTGCATTGCCACAACGACCTGGGCATGGCCACCGCCAACACCTTGGCCGGGCTGCGCGCCGGCGCGCGCCAGGTGGAGGGGACGATCAACGGCATCGGCGAACGGGCCGGCAACGCCTCAATCGAGGAAGTGGTGATGGCCTTGCACACCCGCCGCAACCTGTTCCATCTGACCACCGGAATCGACACCACCCAGATCGCGCGGGTGTCGCATATGGTCTCGACCTATACCGGAATCCCGGTTCAGCCCAACAAGGCGATCGTCGGGGCCAACGCCTTCGCCCACGAAGCGGGGATCCACCAGGACGGGATGCTCAAGCATCACACCACCTACGAGATCATGCGCCCGGAAATGATCGGCTTGACGCAATCCAACCTGGTCCTGGGGAAGCACTCCGGGCGGCACGCGCTGCGCGCGCGGCTGAGCGAGTTGGGACACGAGCTTTCGGCCGAGGAGTTGGACCGGGCGTTCGAGCGGTTCAAGGAACTGGCGGATAAGAAAAAAACCATCGCCGACGCCGACCTGGAAGCGCTGGTGGCGGACCAGATCTACCAGCCGAAGGAAATCTTCGCCCTCGAAGGCCTGCAGGTGGCTTGCGGAACGATGGGCATGCCCACCGCCACGGTCCGCCTGCGCGGCCCCGACGGCGCCCTCCAGGTCCAGGCGGCGATCGGCACCGGGCCGGTGGATGCGGCCTACAAGGCAATTGATGGGATCGTGCAGGCGCCCAACTCGCTGGAGGAATTCTCGATCCGCGCCATCACCGAAGGGATCGATGCCATCGGAGAGGTGACCGTGCGCCTGGAATCGAGGGATGAAACTCTCCCAACCCGCGAGATGGCCCAGAACGGCCGGAGGCGGTCCCGATCCTTCGGCGGGCACGGCGCCGACACCGACATCATCGTCGCCAGCGCCAAAGCCTACCTGAGCGCGCTCAACAAACTCCTCGTCGCCTCCGGAAGGGTTCCGGAGGCCGCGGCGGAAAGCCGGATCGGGACGGCGTGAATCTGCAGCGGGTGAAGGAACATTTCGACAAAGACGCGTCGGACTACGACAACCACATCATCCGGTTTGTCCCGTTCTACAGGGAACAACACGCGATGATGATGGATCTGCTCCCTTTCGAAAAAACGGCCCGGATCCGCGGTCTGGATCTCGGCGCGGGAACCGGCGTGCTGGCGGAGGGTATCCTGCGCAAATACCCGCTGGCTGAGGTGACCGTCTTCGATCTCTCCGACAAGATGATCGGAGCCGCCCGTGAGCGGCTGAGCAAATTCGCCGGCCGGACCGCCTTCCGAAAGGGCGATTTTTCCAAGGATGAGTTCGGTATCGGCTACGACCTGGTCCTCTCGGGGCTTTCGATCCACCATCTGTCGAATCCGAAGAAGCAGGCGTTGTTCCGGAAAACCTACCTCGCCCTCAATCCCGGAGGTATGTTCCTCAACCGCGACGTGATCCGCGGGACGACGAAACGCCTGGAGGAAATCTACATCCGGTTGTGGCGCGAGTACGTGCGCTCGAACGGCGAGGACGACGCGGCCATGATGGAACGCTACTACGCAGAGGATATTCCGGCCGGCGTCGAAGAACAACTGGAATGGATGCGCCGGGCGGGCTTCGTGGACGTGGGCTGCCATTGGCAGAGGACGAATTTCGCGGTCTACGGCGGACGTAAAGACACATCGGAAAAGGAATCATGAGCGGACCAAAAACCCTGTTCGATAAAATCTGGAAGACCCACCTTGTGCGGGAGGAACCCGGCCACCCTCCGATTCTCTACATCGACCTGCATATGGTCCACGAAGTGACCTCGCCGCAGGCGTTTGCGGACCTCCGGTCCCGCGGTTGGACGGTCCACCGTCCGGACCGGACGCTGGCGACGATGGACCACTCGATCCCGACCACCGGCCTCACGCTGGAAGGCGCGGACGACGCGGCGGTGAATCAGCTGCGGCGTTTGGAAGCCAATTGCCGCGAGTTCGGGATCCGCTGCATGCGGATGGACGACCCGGGACGGGGCATCGTCCATGTCATCGGCCCGGAGCTGGGCGCGACTCAGCCCGGGATGACGATCGTCTGCGGGGACAGCCACACCGCGACCCACGGCGCGTTCGGAGCCCTGGCCTTCGGAATCGGGACGAGCGAGGTGGAACAGGTGCTCGCCACCCAATGCCTGCTGCAGAACCGTCCGCAACGGACAGTGGTGAATTTCCGCGGACGGCTCGGGAAGGGAGTGACCGCCAAGGACATGATCCTCGGCCTGATCGCGCAGATCGGGGTGGGGGGCGGCACCGGTCAGGTCTTTGAATACGCCGGGCCGGCGGTGCGCGGGCTCGACATGGAAGCGCGCATGACGCTGTGCAACATGTCGATCGAGGGCGGCGCGCGGGCCGGGCTGGTGGCGCCGGACGACACCACCTTCCAGTACCTCGCCGGCCGGGAATTCGCGCCGCGGGGCATGGCCTGGGATGCGGCCCTGGCGTGCTGGCAGGGGCTGGTCTCGGATCCGGATGCGGAGTTCGACCGCACGATCGAGGTCGATGCCGCGGCGCTGCAGCCGATGATCACCTTCGGCACGAATCCGGCGATGGGCATGCCCGTCACGGGCAGGATACCGGACCCGGCCGACGAAACGGATCCGCTCAAGCGCTCGGCGCTGGAAAAGGCGCTGGCCTACATGCGCTTCACGCCCGGCGATGCGATGATCGGAAAGAAGGTCGACGTTGTGTTCATCGGATCGTGCACCAACGGCCGGATTTCCGACCTGCGCGCCGCGGCGGGAATTTTCCGTGGACGACGCGTCGCCCCTAGCGTCCGGGCGCTGATCGTTCCGGGCTCCGAGAGAGTCCGCCGTGACGCGGAAGCGGAAGGCTTGGACCGCGTCTTCCGCGAGGCCGGGGCGGAATGGCGCCACTCGGGCTGCAGCATGTGCATTGCCATGAACGGCGACCAGCTTTCCCCTGGCCAGTACGCGGTGAGCACCAGCAACCGCAATTTCGAAGGCCGCCAGGGCAAGGGCGGCCGGACGATGCTCGCCAGCCCGATCACCGCTGCGGCCGCCGCCGTGAAAGGCGCCGTCGCCGATCCGCGGGCGCTGCTC
The sequence above is a segment of the Anaerolineales bacterium genome. Coding sequences within it:
- a CDS encoding class I SAM-dependent methyltransferase, yielding MNLQRVKEHFDKDASDYDNHIIRFVPFYREQHAMMMDLLPFEKTARIRGLDLGAGTGVLAEGILRKYPLAEVTVFDLSDKMIGAARERLSKFAGRTAFRKGDFSKDEFGIGYDLVLSGLSIHHLSNPKKQALFRKTYLALNPGGMFLNRDVIRGTTKRLEEIYIRLWREYVRSNGEDDAAMMERYYAEDIPAGVEEQLEWMRRAGFVDVGCHWQRTNFAVYGGRKDTSEKES
- a CDS encoding 2-isopropylmalate synthase is translated as MDNYVRIFDTTLRDGEQSPGASLTSGEKVEIARALARLGIDIIEAGFPAASPDDLEAVRRIAIEIGNSPASRTEDGGSETASTHRPPPIICGLARATKSDIDAAWEAVRHAARPRIHTFLATSPIHMEYKLKMAPEQVVERIREMVTYARSLCRDVEFSPEDAGRSDPEFLYKVLALAIECGATTLNIPDTVGYTTPEEFGALIAGIIKNTKGIEKAVVSLHCHNDLGMATANTLAGLRAGARQVEGTINGIGERAGNASIEEVVMALHTRRNLFHLTTGIDTTQIARVSHMVSTYTGIPVQPNKAIVGANAFAHEAGIHQDGMLKHHTTYEIMRPEMIGLTQSNLVLGKHSGRHALRARLSELGHELSAEELDRAFERFKELADKKKTIADADLEALVADQIYQPKEIFALEGLQVACGTMGMPTATVRLRGPDGALQVQAAIGTGPVDAAYKAIDGIVQAPNSLEEFSIRAITEGIDAIGEVTVRLESRDETLPTREMAQNGRRRSRSFGGHGADTDIIVASAKAYLSALNKLLVASGRVPEAAAESRIGTA
- the leuC gene encoding 3-isopropylmalate dehydratase large subunit, with protein sequence MSGPKTLFDKIWKTHLVREEPGHPPILYIDLHMVHEVTSPQAFADLRSRGWTVHRPDRTLATMDHSIPTTGLTLEGADDAAVNQLRRLEANCREFGIRCMRMDDPGRGIVHVIGPELGATQPGMTIVCGDSHTATHGAFGALAFGIGTSEVEQVLATQCLLQNRPQRTVVNFRGRLGKGVTAKDMILGLIAQIGVGGGTGQVFEYAGPAVRGLDMEARMTLCNMSIEGGARAGLVAPDDTTFQYLAGREFAPRGMAWDAALACWQGLVSDPDAEFDRTIEVDAAALQPMITFGTNPAMGMPVTGRIPDPADETDPLKRSALEKALAYMRFTPGDAMIGKKVDVVFIGSCTNGRISDLRAAAGIFRGRRVAPSVRALIVPGSERVRRDAEAEGLDRVFREAGAEWRHSGCSMCIAMNGDQLSPGQYAVSTSNRNFEGRQGKGGRTMLASPITAAAAAVKGAVADPRALLQEGA
- the ilvC gene encoding ketol-acid reductoisomerase, which encodes MAKIKFGDVVETVVMREEFPLEKARKVLQNETVAVLGYGVQGPAQAMNMKDNGIRVIIGQAKEDKFYWDKAVKDGWVPGKDLFPIEEAVRRGTIIQYLVSDAAQKILWPKVKAKLKPGDALYFSHGFSIVYKDQTGVVPPAEVDVIMVAPKGSGASVRTNFLAGSGINSSYAVFQDATGRAQERTLALGIAIGSGYLFPTTFENEVHSDLTGERGVLMGALAGIMEAQYNLLRKHGHSPSEAFNETVEELTQSLIRLVDKNGMDWMYANCSTTAQRGALDWRHQFRKAVEPVFDWLYESVVSGEQTRIVIEANSAADYRQKLEKELKTMRDSEMWRAGAAVRSLRPENWKK